A genomic segment from Candidatus Krumholzibacteriia bacterium encodes:
- a CDS encoding GWxTD domain-containing protein: protein MQCTVRIVVAVLVLLSAVSAGASVLGISPRPPRIWHPAEDLPRDDVLARIDALSARLHSQGFRTVHEDFEFAVLNLCTGRSEDRSIAVDILEGLAQRAPDRLDVLLWTMRAHHRARDGAGAIAALEAAREHFEEQAAYHYALGFAYWFDARRHLKPEPVGAAIHHLKRATELAPGSADHSAALASVCLVADRPDTALDHLPPLEEGRAVALPLLLLRAGLLSYEASTQELSENLFGQALAAVPDELASVFEHGGGWLPGVREGDVATVARYWDRIDPDPVRRSNGHRLEFWRRLLQADALWGDAESGTPGWDTETGDAWVRWGRPTVTSEFTPDIRPIVAVRDDFRPPSLNRRWTRGNYRTWVWTWVRGPSTFSLNFVDQNYLRDWAVAPESRPRFEALRSDKPLQFSRGGRSSPFDLALEMAVLASTRERASAILSMAVVASDESTDRSVEDLGDVELQWALFDTAENRLDQGTILADTSRDRESLLAAFDPERRAHGLRPARTARVGLDVEPGRYRLALEGEDRLTGARRWIDLRFVVSGRPDDASPTMSALMLGVSFDDYAVDTDVPTEFVRYANVVLPLPERVIPRAQDRLFVYFEVYDLGLAADDRTRFSISYRTTPIGSTKGTPSIDEFVEERTGISPDGVVVKGTGLDLRELEPGAHELVVTVVDQVRDVTLERSLEFVIEEPSGPEEGR from the coding sequence ATGCAGTGCACGGTACGGATCGTCGTGGCGGTCCTGGTCCTTTTGTCCGCGGTTTCCGCGGGCGCATCGGTCCTGGGAATCAGCCCGCGTCCGCCCCGGATCTGGCACCCGGCCGAAGACCTTCCGCGCGACGACGTCTTGGCACGCATCGACGCGCTTTCCGCTCGACTTCATTCACAGGGTTTCCGGACCGTCCACGAGGACTTCGAGTTCGCCGTTCTGAACCTCTGTACGGGACGTTCCGAGGATCGGTCGATCGCGGTTGACATCCTGGAGGGCCTGGCGCAGCGCGCTCCGGATCGACTCGACGTGCTGTTGTGGACGATGCGTGCCCACCATCGGGCACGCGACGGGGCGGGGGCGATCGCCGCGCTGGAAGCAGCGCGCGAGCACTTCGAGGAGCAGGCGGCGTACCACTACGCGCTGGGCTTCGCGTACTGGTTCGATGCCCGCCGCCACCTGAAGCCCGAGCCCGTGGGCGCGGCGATCCATCATCTGAAACGTGCCACCGAACTCGCCCCCGGCTCGGCGGATCACTCGGCGGCATTGGCGTCGGTGTGCCTCGTTGCGGATCGGCCCGACACAGCCCTCGACCATCTGCCTCCGCTCGAGGAGGGTCGCGCGGTCGCTCTTCCGCTCCTCCTGCTCAGGGCGGGGCTGTTGTCCTACGAAGCTTCGACGCAGGAATTGTCGGAGAACCTGTTCGGTCAGGCACTCGCGGCGGTGCCCGACGAACTCGCGAGTGTCTTCGAGCACGGAGGTGGCTGGCTGCCCGGTGTCCGCGAGGGCGACGTGGCCACGGTGGCGCGCTACTGGGATCGGATCGATCCGGATCCCGTGCGTCGCAGCAACGGGCATCGTCTCGAGTTCTGGCGCCGGCTCCTGCAGGCCGACGCCCTGTGGGGTGACGCCGAGTCCGGGACCCCGGGCTGGGACACCGAGACCGGTGACGCCTGGGTCCGTTGGGGACGGCCGACCGTGACGTCGGAGTTCACGCCCGACATCCGGCCCATCGTCGCCGTCCGCGACGATTTCAGGCCGCCCTCGCTGAACCGCCGGTGGACGCGAGGGAACTACCGGACCTGGGTCTGGACCTGGGTCCGCGGTCCGTCGACGTTCAGTCTGAACTTCGTGGACCAGAACTACCTGCGGGACTGGGCCGTCGCGCCGGAGTCCAGGCCGCGGTTCGAAGCCCTGCGCAGCGACAAACCGCTCCAGTTCTCTCGCGGAGGCCGGTCCTCGCCCTTCGACCTCGCGCTCGAGATGGCGGTGCTCGCGAGCACGCGCGAGCGGGCCTCGGCGATCCTTTCGATGGCGGTCGTCGCGTCCGACGAATCCACGGACAGGAGCGTCGAGGATCTCGGCGACGTCGAATTGCAGTGGGCGCTGTTCGACACCGCGGAGAACCGGCTCGACCAGGGGACGATTCTCGCCGACACGTCGCGGGATCGGGAGTCCCTCCTCGCGGCGTTCGATCCCGAACGCCGCGCCCACGGGCTCCGACCGGCACGCACCGCACGCGTCGGTCTCGACGTGGAACCCGGGCGCTACCGTCTCGCACTCGAGGGCGAGGACAGGCTCACCGGTGCCCGTCGCTGGATCGACCTGCGCTTCGTCGTCAGTGGTCGTCCCGACGACGCGTCACCGACCATGAGCGCTCTGATGCTCGGTGTCAGCTTCGACGACTACGCCGTCGACACCGACGTGCCCACGGAGTTCGTGCGCTACGCGAACGTCGTCCTTCCCCTGCCCGAGCGCGTGATCCCGCGCGCGCAGGACCGGCTGTTCGTGTACTTCGAGGTGTACGATCTGGGTCTCGCGGCCGACGATCGGACCCGGTTCTCGATCTCCTACCGTACGACCCCGATCGGCAGCACGAAGGGCACGCCCAGCATCGACGAGTTCGTCGAGGAGCGGACGGGCATCTCGCCGGACGGTGTGGTGGTCAAGGGCACGGGGCTCGACCTGCGGGAGCTCGAGCCGGGTGCGCACGAGCTCGTGGTGACCGTCGTCGACCAGGTACGCGACGTCACCCTCGAGCGGTCGCTGGAGTTCGTGATCGAGGAGCCGTCGGGGCCCGAAGAGGGTCGTTGA